From Oryza sativa Japonica Group chromosome 4, ASM3414082v1, one genomic window encodes:
- the LOC4335424 gene encoding uncharacterized protein: MMAAAARMAFASCGRLLAPSSSSSLPALPRTRGSVAASGKHPVSFLAAARSASVLCYCSDATVAPAPQAAAAEGEGEEGEKKAEVPPVEEVAALLDIRVGRVVKAWRHPEADTLYVEEVDVGEEQPRTICSGLVNYLPIDQLQDSNVIVLANLKPRNMRGIKSNGMLMAASDASHENVELLTPPEGSVPGERVWFGTEDGKDRQSEAASPNQVQKKKIWESVQPHLRTSENCTAFLGEHPMRTSAGVVFCKTLQGARVS; the protein is encoded by the exons ATGATGGCCGCGGCAGCGAGAATGGCGTTCGCCTCAtgcggccgcctcctcgccccctcctcgtcgtcatccCTCCCCGCCCTGCCAAGAACCCGGGGCAGCGTCGCCGCCAGCGGCAAGCATCCCGTCTcgttcttggcggcggcgagatccGCCTCCGTCCTCTGCTACTGCTCCGACGCCACCGTCGCGCCGGCCccgcaggcggcggccgcggagggggaaggggaggagggggagaagaagGCGGAGGTTCCCcccgtggaggaggtggcggcgctgctggacatccggGTGGGGCGGGTGGTGAAGGCGTGGCGGCACCCGGAGGCGGACACGCTGTACGTGGAGGAGGTCGACGTCGGCGAGGAGCAGCCGCGCACCATCTGCAGCGGCCTCGTCAACTACCTCCCCATCGACCAGCTCCAG GACAGCAATGTGATTGTTCTTGCGAACCTCAAACCGAGGAACATGCGGGGGATAAAGTCAAACGGCATGCTTATGGCTGCATCTGATGCTTCTCATGAAAATGTCGAATTGCTTACCCCTCCTGAAGGATCTGTTCCAGGTGAAAGGGTATGGTTTGGTACTGAAGATGGAAAGGATCGCCAATCAGAAGCTGCTTCACCAAATCAG GTTCAAAAAAAGAAGATTTGGGAATCAGTTCAGCCTCATCTTAGGACATCAGAAAACTGCACAGCATTTCTTGGCGAGCACCCGATGCGTACCTCAGCGGgtgtggttttctgcaaaactttgCAGGGTGCAAGAGTGTCATAA
- the LOC9270337 gene encoding oligoribonuclease: MSKLANMFSVLNLDAEDDREEGAEPPTSSKAEAAAVTSSTEIDKIRLNHTMIVNHDGENLASSSSDYDKPLVWIDLEMTGLDITKDRILEIACIITDGKLTKRIEGPDLVIRQSKECVNDMNEWCKVHHSASGLKEKVLQSDISENDAEKQVLDFIRKYIGSATPLIAGNSVYMDLLFLKKYMPHLAAIFSHVIVDVSSISALCSRWFPKERKHAPRKEKNHRAMDDIRESIKELQYYKENIFKSRKSK, encoded by the exons atgAGCAAACTCGCGAATATGTTCTCTGTTCTTAATCTGGATGCTGAGGACGATAGAGAGGAAGGTGCGGAACCACCAACATCCAGCAAGGCCGAAGCTGCTGCTGTTACTAGCAGCACGGAGATTG ATAAAATCAGGCTGAATCACACAATGATTGTAAACCACGATGGAGAAAACCTTGCTTCATCATCAAGTGATTATGATAAGCCATTAGTGTGGATAGACTTGGAAATGACTG GTTTGGATATCACCAAAGATCGCATACTGGAGATTGCTTGTATTATAACAGACGGTAAACTTACCAAACGAATAGAG GGTCCTGACTTGGTTATAAGACAGAGCAAGGAATGTGTAAATGACATGAATGAATGGTGCAAAGTTCATCACAGCGCTAGCG GGCTGAAGGAAAAGGTGCTGCAGAGCGACATTTCTGAGAATGATGCTGAGAAACAA GTGCTAGATTTTATTAGGAAGTATATAGGCTCAGCCACTCCACTGATAGCTGGGAATTCTGTCTATATGGATTTACTATTTTTGAAG AAGTACATGCCACATCTGGCAGCCATTTTCTCTCATGTGATAGTTGATGTAAGCAGTATATCGGCTTTGTGCTCCCGATGGTTCCCCAAAG AAAGGAAACATGCtccaaggaaggagaagaaccACAGGGCGATGGATGACATTAGAGAAAGCATTAAGGAGCTACAATACTACAAGGAAAACATATTCAAATCACGGAAATCAAAGTAG
- the LOC4335425 gene encoding uncharacterized protein isoform X1: MLRHLKSAAARSPMRSPPPHPPSAPAPRDEGFEEEEEEEESARAIAVSDQRTIYLVRPAFTRPLTPSPISTVNMFIANTVEFLNSFAAQCNDKLSLLHRKIVKLDSSLNLLEAKLRSIDDTNAFGHSTNQKAHGLFTQDGRFEPTNLLGESSRSGDA; this comes from the exons ATGCTGCGCCACCTGAAGtcggccgcggcgaggagccccatgcgctcgccgccgccgcatcctccctCCGCACCGGCGCCGAGGGACGAGgggttcgaggaggaggaggaggaggaggagagcgcgaGGGCCATCGCCGTCTCCGACCAGAGGACCATCTACCTGGTCCGCCCCGCCTTCACTCGCCCCCTCACCCCCTCTCCGATCTCCACG GTGAACATGTTCATAGCGAACACGGTGGAGTTCCTCAACTCGTTCGCGGCGCAATGCAATGACAAGCTTTCCCTCCTCCACag GAAAATAGTGAAACTAGACTCATCTCTCAACCTTCTGGAAGCAAAACTACGCAGTATTGATGACACTAATGCATTTGGACATTCAACAAACCAAAAGGCACATGGATTATTCACACAAGATGGAAGATTTGAACCTACAAATTTATTGGGTGAATCCTCTAG GTCTGGTGATGCTTGA
- the LOC4335425 gene encoding uncharacterized protein isoform X2 → MLRHLKSAAARSPMRSPPPHPPSAPAPRDEGFEEEEEEEESARAIAVSDQRTIYLVNMFIANTVEFLNSFAAQCNDKLSLLHRKIVKLDSSLNLLEAKLRSIDDTNAFGHSTNQKAHGLFTQDGRFEPTNLLGESSRSGDA, encoded by the exons ATGCTGCGCCACCTGAAGtcggccgcggcgaggagccccatgcgctcgccgccgccgcatcctccctCCGCACCGGCGCCGAGGGACGAGgggttcgaggaggaggaggaggaggaggagagcgcgaGGGCCATCGCCGTCTCCGACCAGAGGACCATCTACCTG GTGAACATGTTCATAGCGAACACGGTGGAGTTCCTCAACTCGTTCGCGGCGCAATGCAATGACAAGCTTTCCCTCCTCCACag GAAAATAGTGAAACTAGACTCATCTCTCAACCTTCTGGAAGCAAAACTACGCAGTATTGATGACACTAATGCATTTGGACATTCAACAAACCAAAAGGCACATGGATTATTCACACAAGATGGAAGATTTGAACCTACAAATTTATTGGGTGAATCCTCTAG GTCTGGTGATGCTTGA